The Synchiropus splendidus isolate RoL2022-P1 chromosome 5, RoL_Sspl_1.0, whole genome shotgun sequence DNA window ttcacgatacctcatcttcCCAGCACAGACtgatgggcttcatgaaactgctctcagttgaaaaatgatttgagGCTTCGATTAAATGACTGTTTCGAACCAGAGAGTTCAGAGCatactgccatctggtggtctgaTGAAGTTTCATACGGCCATCACTACTGTCTCCATCCTCATAAGTCGACACTGATATAATTCCTTCCAAAATCTGTTTAAGGAAGGAGATAATGTCACTGAAAAACCCAAGAGTACCTGACTGTCGTCGCCCATGTGATGCAGTGGGGGAGAGGGCAGCGTGCAGACCTCCGGCTCGCCACAGCTGTGCTTCCTGCAGGGAGAGTCTCACATTGAAATCTGGGCTGACAAACGATTCCGCAACACCACGAGCAGCTTCTCAGGATCAAGAAATCCACCGATGAGAATGTCAGAAGCTCCACTTCAGGGAGCACGAGGGACACTTTTATAAGTCGCTAGATGAGGCATCAAAAGGCTTCTGTTGTGCTTATGTGTCATTTGTGAGAGACAGATTGTGTTAGCAGAGCTGCAATAGGTTCATCTTCTTCAGGCTTGCATGCAAACACACCACCATCTCACATGCTCACCGTCTTTGCTTGACAGCAGCGACGAGGTCCGGCCCAGAGAACATGGAGAACAGACTGTCACCGTTCGCCGACGACGTCTCGTCGCTGGAACTGGCAGAGTCTCCCTGATTGGCTGACCAGCTGCTGTTAGCCGCCTCACTGTGGACACACAACAAGTCGACTTTTACACCAGAGAAGTGACTTAAAACACACAAAGCTTTACAGAATCATCCGCATCTCATTGGTGCAGGTCAACTTCAAGTGTCAGTGACTTgtgtggaaacaggaagtgacatcaacaTATTCAACCCTCTCACACAGAAATAACAGCATTGAAAACGGACCTGTCGACAGAAATCATATTTACTGTAATGCATTGGTCAGtcaaaacattacgaccacaAGTCTGAGTCAGAGTGGATCCTTCGGTTCATTTTGCCCTTATATGGTGCCCAGTTCAGCAGAATAAACTGTCTGTGAgtcactttgttttcatctggGAAGCAGTAATGATGAAAACTGTCACTTGGAAGTCGACTAATAGTTTCTCCTGAAAGTGTCACTGTGGAGGAGCGTAGTGGATTTGACCCTGAAGGCcacagacaaacaccagctACAGAGTGGGTCCTCAGGAGTATCGatgggtttatgaggcttcgtgaaacagcgacctcattttcagggcccaAGAGATAACAATATAACTGAAATCTCAAATGATCTTTCaacccagagcgccacctgctgagagccttgaaaatgaggacacgggttcatgaaacctcctcgtACCGAACGACAGTGGCACCTACCCCTCGCTGAAGTACTCGGGGTGCGACCACGTCCGGTGTTGCTCGTCGTGCATAGGCCAGTTGCTGCGGGGGTTACTGGGTCGTCGTATCTGCTGGACCTGTCTCTTCTGCTGCATGGCCTGGCTGACGCCGGCCACGTACCGTGCAAACTCTGGGTCCGAGCCAACTGCAAACATAAAGGAGGACAAACACGACTGTGACTCACTGACACACTCAGCTTTTCTCTCTCGTCGGCGGCCAGACTGTTGACGCTGGCAGAAAAATCACAAAAGCCagaagtgaaggaggacaatGGGGCCCCGACTGGGCACCGCTGTGACAACACTAAGTGGCAGCTTCAAAACCATCCAGCTGTGCTCATTGTGCTGCTAACACATTCTCCCCCCACTgacttttcttcttcaaaacTTTCTGCTGCACTTCGCTACAGTGGAGTAATGTCGTGAGTCAGGCAGAAGCCGTCCTTTAAGCCTCATTCATCCAACTAAAGACCTTACAGGGATCCCCATCACCCCACCAACCTGATAGTGATCATAGTCTTTCACTTCTGAGCTTCAATCTGTCCTCGTGTTGTGATGTGAAAAGGGCTCACCTGCTGGATCAAAAGGCAAAGCGTCCCCCAGGACTCCGAACACGCCCTCGCTTTGCTCCCTGTTGGGCCACGTGTTGTTCCGCGGCCCCTGGGGCTTCTGCCCCAACATCTCTGACATGACGCTGTCCATGTAGGTGCTGACCAGTCCCAGGCTGTACAGGTCAGAGCTCAGATCCGGCAGGCCCGGGGACGGCCACTGCCCGATGGGTCCAAGGGGTGAGAGCCCTCCAGGAGGTCCTTGGGGTGTCGGTGGTTGGCCAGAGGTGCCGAGCCACTTGTTTGCCACTCGCTGCTGGGTAAGAATTTGAGGTGGCGTCTGCTGAGGTGGCAGCTGAGGGGGTGGCGGTTGCTGTTGAGTGATGGGCTGCAGGAGGTGCTGGTAGTACTGCAGGGCCTGAGGCGATGGTTGCTGAGTcgggggctgctgctgctgctgtggtggaggaggctgtTGTTGAGACTGCTGCTGTTTCTGCACAGATGGAGGGGGCTGAGGCTGGGCCAGCGTCTGAGTCGGGGTCTGTAGGCTACTGTGAGTAATGGGCTGGGACGTCGGAGGAGGTCCACTCGGAGGTTTCAGCTCCGCAGGGTTCGCCGATGCCACGGAGTTCCTCCTCTTGACCAGTGGAGAGGCCTGCTGAGACTTGCCCATGTTGAATCCTGAGAGAAAGTCGATGACGTCCTGCATCTCTTGGTCGGTCGGAAGGTTCATGCCCTGGTCGTCCGACACCAAACCGTTGGCCAGCTGGCTCTGCTGCGAGGAGTCCGTGGAGCAGGACAGGCCCCCCATCTGCAAGATGCTGTGGAGCCTGCCGTCGCCCCGGCCCAGGCTTTTGGACTTTTCCTccaggctgctgctggacaGCATGCTGCGCGAGGGGGTGTTGGGGATGGAGAAACTGCCCCCGCTGTTTGATGATGAGACCTTCCTAGTGAACTTGGATGTCAGCTTGGATATGGTTTTGGGTAAACCACTGGAAGTCTTGGAGCTGGTACCAGGCGGCAGTTCCACCTGGCTGCTGTAGTCTGGGATCTccctctgcagctgcagctggatggTTGGCAAGGCTTGCTCTCTTTAGGGCAGAGAGAAGTTAAACACGTTAGATGAGAAATGTTTCTATACATAAACACATCACGACATgagtaaaagaaagaaagatagtGAGAAAACCTATGTAACCAAACATGAAAAGCAGAAACCAGGACATCGGGaactaaaaaaatgaacaaaacaaatggaatatttttcagcaaagaaatccaaCCTTATCGCATTTATAAGTTATTGTAATGTCCCCtgtgtttttctgtggttctattttattttattgttatccATGTCTTTTCCTACAAGTTATAAACCATTGtatgcatcattttcaaaatgtaatgcCTGTACTTTGTAAAATTTGATAAACGGTAAAAAGAATCACATACTAATAGAGGAGCTTGGCACTAGAAATAATGTTCCAATTCTGGCAGGGCTCCCCACATGTAGAGGACTGTGGTGCCTCTGCCATGGTCTCAAAAAACCCTGGCTGGTATTGGACAAGTAATACAGTATTTAAGTGAAGTTTACAACATGGCTGCCACACTGAAAACGCACCATTTTACACAGGAATAGCAATaacaaggaaacaaaaatggctgacacGCAGTGACTGCATTCAACTAAACTAAAACACCACTTACAGTAGTTCAAACTAACCTTGTTTATCAAAAACAAAACCGGGGTCGCCTTGTAAAGATGTTTTCTGCTGCATTTGAACACATTAACTCAAAACCATGAGACGCTGAAATAACGCCCAACTAGTGATAGGTTACATTAATGCACTTGAAATTCGGTTTTCAAATGCATCAGGTAAAATGAAGCAAGCTATGTTGAACATGGTAAGACGTTTCATATCGCTACTGTACGATAACTCTTAAAAGCCCTTTAAGGATTTACAAATGAATATTTGCTTCGTATCAAGCCATTTCAAAAACATTCCTTCTGCTTTACAAGTGCGTAAAGTTAACATGCTCTATGAGAAGATCACGCTAACACGTGAAGCTAACATTTGTGGAGGGCTGACACACCAGAACAGGCGAAAGGTTAATCACAAATGTAAATTTTAAACTTCTGGCTGTCACACGAGCACGTAATGCAATGCCAACTGTACAAGACTATATAGAAGcatccagaaaaaaagaaagagaaaaatgtcaaCAGTTTCCTCACTTTCTGTCCTTCCATCGGTTGATGTCGAACACTGCAGTGTAGAGCACGTCCACCAGTCCGAGCGTCTTCTCAGGGTCAAGGCTGCGTTGGAGCAGAGACATTGTTGCAGGATCCTCCTTCAgacacctgaacacacagaacAAGGGCACGAAACGAAATAGGATGAAGAGTGAACAATGCACATCAGATCACAGCTAAACGTGACCTTcttaaaagaaacatgaaaaacgTTGCGACTGTACCCACCATGTAGATGGAACCTGGACCACAAGCCTGGATCCCTCCAGAGTGATCTGAGGGGCATAGGCCTCCTTGTTCTCAATCTGAGCTGTATCAACAACCACCTGTCAGGACACAAACAAATTTCacaacatttcaatttcaacaatTCAGCAAAACTTCAACATCCGTGTTTTCAAACGGAAAAATCACACTTCCTTGTTACCTTGTCTACCTAAACGTCAGTAATCTTCTTACAGTTTTCTTCATGAGCTTCTCTTCCTAACTTGGCTATATTTACGACCGACAAGCAGTGCTCCTAAAATTTGAAAACCACTGGATCATGGAAAGGGGAGCGAAAGTAGGAGGAGTCCTCTTCCTGTATGACAGGAAGTCGCCCCATTGTGATTAAAAATGGCAGGTGTATCCTCAGAAACCTCCCGTCATGAGGTCAACCTCTGCCTTCGGAAAAAATCCAAAAGGAAACATCGGCTCTGAGCAAAGCTTCCAGGACGGATAACAGAAACCATCATTCCTAGATGGAATGTTTGGACGTAGAGGGGAAAGACTGATGACCGTGAGCATGCTGTGTATATACAAAAATATTTGTCCGAGTCCCTGTCTACCTATTTTGGGTTAAGTGGCTGAGATAAACTGTCGGTCATCAATCACACAGGGATTGTTTTTACAGTGAGCATGGCACCGGTAACGCTGGATGGGAACACTCCCTCTACATGACACACAACAGACCACACAGAGGAAATAAACGGTGAAGCATAAACACGCTGGTGTAACATTGAGGAGTTCGGCCACCAACCCTCCCCTCCCTGGAGCTATCTATTCAACAACAGAGGTGGGGTATAGCTGTTTTCTGACCAGCCCAGGCGAGCCCATCCTTCTCACAGATGCAGCAGGAATGTTTCTTCCCTTTTGTGTCTAGGTGGTGTTTGTTTACACCTCCACGCTGCCTCAAAGCAAAAGGCCCGATCTTCTCATCTCCATTTCAAATCAGACAAACAATAGGTATCGAGGTTGCAGCCCCAAGACACACAACAACATGCAGGCTACAGTCACACAGAATCAACAGTGTTTTAAGTAGTTTCAGAACTGATGTAAATGGACACCTCGCTTCAGTTCAGATGGACGGAATCCACATGACAAGATATTACAGTATAATACAGCGATCATAAAACATGCCACCGCCTttctaaatttaaaaatgtttgcattcatttttgtttttattaacaagGATTTCTTAAGCTGCGGCACAAGCTAAATGAGAGGTATTTTtgatcagttgaaaccagaAAGGAGTCGCGTGTGCCGCACATCGGCCATTTCTGTACCCCTTATTTCTATTTTCAAGAAAAATAAGTAGCCACTTTGCAAACTTCATTTAATACTTATAACTtggtaaattaaaaaaacatttgatattTGGTTTTAACGCAAAGCTACTCAGGAGTATGTGACAGACTTGGTGACTCAATATTTTGGGCAAATTCTTCATCAAAATAAGGCAGATAATGCTGACTGAGTTACGGTCTGAACCACTGCTCACAAAAGCTGCTCTGGTTTTGAAGCACAAACACGTCGTCTTGCTTTAACTGTGATTAGGAGAAAGAAAGCTTATGCAAATGTTGGGTGCTTCTTCACAGCGGCATGTTGACTTACCAGACCAGCTTGAGCAAAGAGCAGCTGGACAGCTGTCTTGCAGGCTCCTCTCCAACTGGACGGGCAGACTTGATTGAGCACCTCTGTGACAGGGGAGTCATCCCTGGGTGTCACTCCGTTCTGGCCCACCGCCTCCTTAATGAGCTGCAGCATCGTGTGCTGAGACGACAACAATACACAATGCTCCATCAACAAGCCAGAGAGTGTGTCTGCTGACAATGCTAAATCTCAACGCTATATGACTATCTGCTCTTGTATTTCACTGCAAATCTGGAGAGGGTCACGTGTCATACCATTTTCAGTTTGAGGTTATCAGCCGCAGATTCGTTGAGGGACACGCCTTTTAGGAAATGAGAACCAATCTGCACTGGGATGGTGGGCAGCTCACACTGGATGGGCTGCGAGGTGGTGTGCATCCTACCAGCCTGTTGGGCTTCCGCCTCACTGCAACAGCCCTGTGCAGACACACAGAAACACCTCATCACAAAACAATTACAGTATTTCCTATTAATCTCTGTGTACAATGACTCACCTGTAAAGCCGCCTCTGCAGATTTGGGATTTAGATGAAAGCCAGCCTTCAGGGCATATTCACTGTGGCCAAGACTCTCTAGTGCAGCTTTGTATGCCTGGAGATGGAGAGCAGCTTCCAGTTAGATGACTGACACCAGCCTCTGTGGCGGACAGGTGGATGTGGTACCTGTAAAGCACTGTCGATCTTCATGTTGAGCTCCTTCAGCTGGTGCTCGGGGATGTTAGTGTTGTTGGAGCAAAAGAGCTGCTGAACCTGGATACCTGCCAGGCAGCCGTCCCGGCCCCGTTCTCTCAACCTCGCTGTGACCTGCAGATGAGTAGACAACAAACTGTGGGTCAGAATTTTATAATCACCATTAACAATGAATGCTAAATGAATAATTCCATTTATCATCACTGAGGCGGAGACTTAAATGCGGTAATTTCAATTAAGCAAACACCCATGGTGAAGTAGAGTAAAAGAAATTGCAATGATTGTAGGAAAACTTGAGTTAAAAGAAAAACCTCAGGATAGAAATACACTTCATGCAGAGTTTCCTCAACACTGGTGCACTTCCTCCTAGATGTTTCAGCTCACGAGTGCTGATTCAACTGACATTTGACCCTTTTGGagtcaaatattcaaatgtgatTCATTGCAATGAACTAGTTGAACATTGAATTAATAATAGTCCCACCTCTAATAATCACGATATATGACAATATTTTACCTCTGAAAACAGGTTAGCCATGTAGCAAAAGGGACTGGCTCTAAACGACCCATTTTTAGACGTCAACGAAAATAACCGAGCGCATCTTGGCGGCTGGTAAGTTGGATACATTTCTCAGTAAATTAAAGTGTAACACTCACTGACACACAATGATCAACATCAAATCTATCAGAAAGCTAGAGTGCACCAAACACAACCCATCACGAGCACCACAGCAAAACTAATTCATGAGTTTTCATTATGTGAAAAGTAAGCACCACACAGCAGTCATTAGCTGTAATTGTGACTCAATCGTTGCACTAATCCTGTGCAAAAAGAATCCTAATCTCGCCTTGGAGGTGTCAaactgggtgtgtgtgtgtgttgacgttTGGGATTTTTGATAGCGATCCCGGCCACTTCCCGGCTCCGAAGCACCTCCAGTGCTTTCTGTTGAATCTATTCAGGTCGAGCTGCCTCCAGGGCAAACACACAACATGCCAGGGCACAACAGATCAATCCACCAGCTTCTTTGGAGTTCTGAATGTGACAGAGCTCAAAATGGGAACCTGATTTGTTTCAGAATTAATCAGGAGTTCTGCTGAAAGAGTGTCAGGTTTCAGAAAAGGTGCATGGAGACGGCTTCGGCCGAGGAAATTGAGGCTGGAGTCCATAAACAGCTGGCATCCCTCAGGAATGTCTAACAAAGTCAGCTTTTCACCTCACGCAGACAATCCCTTTATTTTCCAGGTCTAGACGGAGAAATGTTTTTGGGTCATGGTTGCATACCTCAGCTGCACCTTTCCACGAGCGGGAAGCCTCTTCCAGCTCAGTGAGGGGTCCGAGGTCTGAGTTTTGGGAGCGGGCGTTGGCGCAGCGCTCCTGCGCTTGGGCCAGAGCCTCCGCCAGGCAGGACTGGGCCACAGGCTGGACCTTCTGCAAAGCTTGTGAGAGAAACTGGAAATGGACCTGCATCACCGTGAGGAAGCACCGGCCCAGCACCTGAGAGCAGACGGCGGATTGAGGTTTAATTAGATCCCCAGTTATCTTCAAATCAAAAACATCATCATGCCTTGGGGGGGAACATAAACGAATGTGGGAACGCGGTTTCCCCTCTTGAGATGACGTTGATGACGCTTTACTTAAATGGGTCACTGAACACAAAAGCTACATAACTTAATGATGATGTTATATTTGGCACAATTAAACTAAAACCATAAAAGCCCATTGTACAGAGTTCAAGTGCAGTAGATCTTTCAGGGGAAGAAAGGAGTCCGAGTACTACGACCCTCAAAAGTCTGCTACACATATTCATTTCAGTTAGCTGTTCAGCAAAACAGATTTCAGATTAACACTTCCACATCTAACTGCTAACTGGAAAAgattttcatggaaaaaaaaaacaaacctagAATAACCAGATTGTCTTTCAGTCCAAAACATTTGACTCAATCGGGATATTTCAGCGCAATACTGAACTGAACATTCCCATCACTCACAAGCACGGGATCAGACAATTGCCTACAGGCAGTTGGGTTGAATACtaataaaattattaatacaGTGGGAAGAGAAGACATGAGGACACCTGTGATAACAACCTGCCGCAGAGATGAGTCAACTAACTGAACCTCACCCAGCCGCCTTGGTGATCTCGTCTCTGTCCAAGACTGGTGGTACAAAGAGAAATAACAAGAGTGGGGAGAAgcatatttaatataataataatgtaaagcAAACTGTAAACATTTTAAATCCTAATTTGTTTGTATCCTTGAATATGACTCTGGGTTCTGTATCTCGGTTTGTAGAGTTTAGTGAGAATGAAACTTTAGTTTCACAAAGCTTATTCTGTCGTAGTAAAATTTGACACTGTAAAAATAGTGTGATACATGGCTGCTTTATGTATATTATCCATGTATCTTAATGTCTACTATACTATACTGCAGTGACAATGCAGTTTTACCAATAATGGGAAGAACAAAGGATGATCCTACTTTATAAACATCTACAATGAACCATCGTTTGAATGGCCAGCTGATGTAACGGAAACTTTAAAATGCAGTAGCCAGAGATAGAAGAGTATTTGTGTTTAACATGAAGGTGTTTCTTTGCCACTCATTCGTGTGAGCCGGCTTGTTTGTTTGGGGAAAGAATAGTGCTGTGTGAAGGACATTTGCTGTCCAGTTAGCGAAATAGTTGACACTGGACACCCACAACTTAACCATGGTGAGAAGATTTCTTTTTCAGGTACCAGCTGAAAATATCTTCCAGGGGAAGCAAATTGTTAAGATAAAAATACGGTGGATGGTTTAAATAGGGGTCTGCCTGCCACTTATACGCCAGAACCACACTTTATGTTGAAGCCTATGGGCATCaacaatttcacacatttccaaaCAGCCACAACAGCAAAAAGTCAGGaatcaataatataataaaaagaaTTCAAgtccaatgatggtggtgtcttACCCTGCTTATCAAATAAACAGTGAAATTCAGCTGTATGTCTCAACAAGCCTGGTTTGTACACAGAGCAGACCATCTGATTAGGCGATCTCAGTGACTGCTAGCAGCACCTTGCCAATTGGAAGTCGCCCAAATTCATGATTCATGCACTAAATTTAGCGAAAGAGGCCCCACATACCTACAATGAATCCTAAATTAAAAGAGACATCGGTAAGGGGGTCAACTCAGCTCATGTCTACAAGATCCAAAATTAGTCTGTCGGAAGCTTGGGGTGCCGCTGGTGCAAGTGCAACAGTGGCGCCCGTAACAGGGTCCATATCAGTACAGAACATCAAATAAGCAtatgcattttttattattgtctaagcttgtgttattttgttatatttatgcATTTGAGACAATTTTGGGACCCCCATCCATAAATTACGACGCAAGAAATTGGACCTcatgtgaaaagaaaataatgataGGCTTAAATCTTGCGATACTTCAATGTGAGATATTGAATTGATATTTCATGTCTGCGAAATCGATATTTCATCAATATAAACACTGTGTGGTTAGTATAATAACCTTGTCCTTCTGTTGATGAAAGAAGCTATTCTTTCATCTGCTGCACTACAAAATTCAACTGACGGTCTTACTGGACAGAGTTAATAACAACAAGCGTGTGTTCATGTACATAATAGTGTACGTTCTCTGTATTATGCGAATCTTTTTTCCCTTCTGAGAACAATGGTTGTTGTGAACACATATAACAATACATCCCTGTACTTAAAGTATGCAATACATCACAGcgtcactcctgtatcgggatcaGGCTAGATACCAACCAATACGCAGCCCAACCATCAAATATATAACACAACCTGATGACCAATCGATGACACATAATACCATGTGTGGAGCATCACACCTGATGATGTGAGACTCAAAAGTGCTGCAAGACTCCAAAGGGGGAGAAAACAGGGACATGGCTACAGCGCTTGATAATGGCTAACACATGTGATTGGCTGAGCAGTATCCCACACAGTCATGGAAGATATGAGAACGTGGTCGGTCCGGCCAAGTTGCCAGAGCCCCCTCTAGTCCCTCTTTTCAAgctcaaacacaaaaatcatGAATCAGTCAGCCCTAATACTTTCTTAAAACACCTGCAGTATCAGTGGAGTGGATCTAGTGTAGCAGTGTTGCCAGCATCGACCTCTGGAAAGGTGTTGGGGAGGGGAGCATTTATCATAACC harbors:
- the LOC128759004 gene encoding granule associated Rac and RHOG effector protein 1-like; translation: MYCCSVQESKMDYKRRFLLGGSKQKVQQHQQYQMPELRTLSASLASSCSASSPLSPGVGIASSCHPPPSATSTAVADIQQGISKYLDALNVFCRASAFLTDLFNSVFRNSHYSKAAMQLKDVQEHVMEAASRLTAAIKPEIAKMLMELSAGAANFKDQNDFSLQDVEVLGRCFLTVMQVHFQFLSQALQKVQPVAQSCLAEALAQAQERCANARSQNSDLGPLTELEEASRSWKGAAEVTARLRERGRDGCLAGIQVQQLFCSNNTNIPEHQLKELNMKIDSALQAYKAALESLGHSEYALKAGFHLNPKSAEAALQGCCSEAEAQQAGRMHTTSQPIQCELPTIPVQIGSHFLKGVSLNESAADNLKLKMHTMLQLIKEAVGQNGVTPRDDSPVTEVLNQVCPSSWRGACKTAVQLLFAQAGLVVVDTAQIENKEAYAPQITLEGSRLVVQVPSTWCLKEDPATMSLLQRSLDPEKTLGLVDVLYTAVFDINRWKDRKEQALPTIQLQLQREIPDYSSQVELPPGTSSKTSSGLPKTISKLTSKFTRKVSSSNSGGSFSIPNTPSRSMLSSSSLEEKSKSLGRGDGRLHSILQMGGLSCSTDSSQQSQLANGLVSDDQGMNLPTDQEMQDVIDFLSGFNMGKSQQASPLVKRRNSVASANPAELKPPSGPPPTSQPITHSSLQTPTQTLAQPQPPPSVQKQQQSQQQPPPPQQQQQPPTQQPSPQALQYYQHLLQPITQQQPPPPQLPPQQTPPQILTQQRVANKWLGTSGQPPTPQGPPGGLSPLGPIGQWPSPGLPDLSSDLYSLGLVSTYMDSVMSEMLGQKPQGPRNNTWPNREQSEGVFGVLGDALPFDPAVGSDPEFARYVAGVSQAMQQKRQVQQIRRPSNPRSNWPMHDEQHRTWSHPEYFSEGEAANSSWSANQGDSASSSDETSSANGDSLFSMFSGPDLVAAVKQRRKHSCGEPEVCTLPSPPLHHMGDDSQDSKTKTWPPKAPWQHSAHTNTMPNPSSSLYHMNMTPSSQWSDSIQMLQSPVWSTASDCSPSTAPGFPFAQQQPPPQQQQTQQQNQQQQQQHKPMTKGFKSFPLKPEHRPSYLHQY